TTTCACCTTTAGCAAGTCGCCCAAGACACTCGCCACAGTGCCATCCAGTTTTAGAACTTCTAAGTAATCAATTAAAGTTTTGAGGTTGTTTCGCTCTAGCAAGGGCAGTGGTAGTGCCGTTGGGCCAAAGCGCGTCTTACCAGGCATGGTGATATCTGGATCACCATGAATCGCCGCGAAGGGGAGCTTATCATTTTGGACAGTGTAAACCTTGCCGTTCAGCACCTCTGGTGTGAAGTAGAAGTTCCCTGCGACTGGCAAACAGGAATATTCCAACCCAATGCCCATGCGGTGAGCAAATAGGAGGCTGTGACCGCCCGCCGAAACTACTACAAAGCGAGCAGTTACTGTGCCCTCAGCGGTGGTGACTTGGTAATGAGATCCAACCTGCTCAATGGTTTGGACGGGGTAGCCCAACTTCAGGTCAACGGTTTTATCGGTTACAGCTTGCGCTTGCTCGACAAAAGACTGAGCTAAGGTTCCATAGTTGATTGCGGTGTATTCTCCTAGAATCGCGATCGCGACTAACTCTTCCGGGCGATCGCTGCCATTCACCTGCACAACCCTAGGCTCAATTTCCGCAATTCGGGATTTTTCTAGCAGTTCCATGCCGCTGAAATGGGGCTTGAACACCTCATAGCGCTGCTGCAAGAATTCACACTCTTGGGAGCCAACCCCTAAGACCATCTTAGGAAACTGATAAATAATCTGATCTCGCACTGCGGGCGGTAGCTGGCTAGCGTAGCGAACTAGCATCTGAGCCGATCGCCGTACTTTAATTGCTTTTTCTAGCGTGTAGTTGGTCTCAATGTCGCCGCAATGGATCGTCTGGCTGTTATTCGTGGCTTTTGAGTTGACTGAGGCAACACTAGGATACTTTTCTATCAGCGCCACCCGCTTCAAATCTGTAAAAGTTGCCAAAGAGTAGAGCAGGGCTGCTCCTGCTACCCCACCCCCAATGACCACAACATCGTATTCCTGATTGACCATCCCAGAGCCTGCTGAATCCCTAAACTTCTTCAGCGTATCGTATTCAGGGGTAATTCAGGTCCGTAAACCTTGTACTAATGCCAAGTGTTTTTTGTTCAAAAGAGCAAGTGCCTTGGACATGCAGGGAAATATTCCTCAAGTCTAATGATCAACTAACGCGCCGTGAATTGAATGAGATACAGCACAGTATTTACAAACTCCGAAAAGAGATCAGAGGGGCTAGGAAAGGTTGCTAGGGCGTCAATACAAACATTGAGGAGCGAAAAGTGAAAAATTCGGGATTCTGGAAATCTGTATTTCTCACAAAGTCTGTGATTACTAGCGTTGAGGGTGCAGCATTATTCGTCGGTGACGCTTGGTTGCGGGCATTCCTTCACACCGCTCCCTTGGTTAATGTTGAGTACTCCCAACTGTTCTTTGGGCTAGTATTCTTTATCGGTGTTGCTTATTGGTGGGTTGGTAGTGATCTTGACAGTAATCATGGAATTGTCAGGTTTGGTATTGGTGCCCAATCGCTCGTTTTCGCTCTCCTGGCTTATCACACGGCGATCGGTAATATTCACCCAATTTATCTACTTCCAGGGATTATTGATTTGATCTACGCAGTTCTCTATAGCGCCTTTCTATATTTCTACAATCAAACCAAACCAGCGTTTGAGTAAAAGGGAGCCTGAGGTAGCATTTTCCTAGGTAAGCTCTATTCCTTTAAGCTTCTGTCAAGGTTTTGAGATATAGCCAAAGTTAGAGGTAATTTCTGTGGTTAGCAGTAAGTTAGGGAATAAGTGAATCTCAAAGATAGCTCAAGGATATTTGATATGGAAACTACAAAAAAGAATTTTGCTCCAGGATCTAGTGAAGATCTTTCAACGGTGATTGATCATGGTCAGGACGGCCTGAATCCTAATAAAAGCCTTCCAGTGAAATTAACCTTTTGGCTGTCAATGGGAGCCTCAGCGATTGTCCTTTTGGCGACGCTTTATTATTACGGAGTTTTCTCCTGATCAACTGATACCTAGCAAACCTCCTGGGTTGCTAAATTCATGGCAGCGCCTTTGATGTGTCAAGCAATCCTCAAAGCGCTGCCATAGTTTTGTGTTGATGTATCTAATTATTCGGTTTAAGGAGATAGAAGCATGACTAAGAAGCGTGGCGAAAAAAGTGAGGAAGACCAAAACCAATCTCATCCAGCGGGCGATCGCCCTAAAGAGGTAGAAACCTATGATGTCCTCAAGTTAGTCCGCACAGGTGGCTTTGAGGGTGATCCACAAGAGATTTTAGGTAATCCCGCCGTCGCTCCAGAAATGATCCAAGAAGGCAGAGATCTGAGACCCGATTTGTTTAGAGAGGCGGACGAAGTTAGCCCCGATCAGCAAGCTTAGGTAATTTAGAGTGGATTGGGGCGATCGCAAAAATTCCACCCAAAATTACTTCTCTGGGTCGCAACGTTTACTATTGAAGCTGGGGTAGTTCGATTCTTGCTAAGATTTTTTGGTAAAGTCCACCCCCTTCTACAGTAGACTTCAATTTTTCTGGGTTCCAAAGTCAATGAGTATCTTCACACTACAGTCGGTTCAAAAAGACTTTGGCATCAAAGAAATTCTTAAAGATGCCAGTTTTAGCCTTAACCCCGACGACAAAGTGGGCTTAATTGGCACCAACGGCTCTGGTAAATCAACCCTTCTGAAAATGATTGCAGGGCTAGAACCGATTGATAGTGGACAAATTCTAGTCAATTCTGGTGCCAAGATTGTCTACCTCCCTCAGCAGCCTGACCTGGATGAAAACCACACGGTTCTAGAGCAAGTCTTTGCGGACAGTGGAGAAGGAATGACGCTAGTACGGGAGTATGAAGAACTCTCGGACAAATTGGCTCATGGGCAGGGTGATGCCACTCAGCTCATGGCTAGGCTATCCGTTGTTTCCCAGCGCATGGATGCGGTTAATGCGTGGGAACTGGAGACCCAAGCCAAAATTGTTCTCACCAAACTGGGCATTGAAGATTTTGAAGCGAAGATTGGCTCTCTTTCTGGCGGATACCGTAAGCGTATTGCCTTAGCTGCTGCGCTGATGGCTAACCCGGATGTGTTGCTGATGGATGAGCCTACCAACCACCTAGATGCGCTCTCGGTGGAATGGTTGCAAAGCTATCTCAACCGCTTTCGGGGGGCACTCCTACTCATTACTCACGATCGCTACTTTCTCGATCGCGTGACTAATCGCATCATTGAAATCGACCGAGGAGATCTTTACAGTTACTCTGGCAACTATTCCTATTACTTAGAGAAAAAAGCCCTGGCTGAAGAATCGGCGGTGAGCAGTCAGCGGAAGCACCAAGGAGTTTTGCGGCGAGAACTAGAGTGGCTGAAGCGTGGCCCTAAAGCCCGCAGCACCAAGCAAAAAGCTCGGATTCAGCGCATTCAAGATATGCGATCGCAGGAATTCAAGCAAGGCCCAGGCAAAGTGGAAATATCCACTCCAGGCCGTCGCATTGGCAAAAAAGTTATTGACTTAGTTAATATCTCTAAAGCCTACGATGACCGTACCTTAATCAAAGACTTTACCTACAATTTCAACCCCGAAGACCGCGTGGGCATTATTGGCGGCAATGGGGCAGGAAAGTCCACGCTGATGAATATCATCACTGGGCGGGTGCAGCCAGATGCAGGTACCGTCGAGATCGGTTCCACCATTCACATTGGCTATTTTGACCAACACTCAGAAGAGTTGCTCACTGCGCTCAACGAAGATCAGCGGGTGATCGACTACATCAAGGAAGTGGGAGAGTTTGTTAAAGTCGCTGATGGCACTCAGATTAGTGCCTCTCAAATGCTAGAGCGCTTTCTGTTTCCTGGTAATCAGCAATATGCCCCCATTCACAAACTTTCTGGAGGCGAAAAACGTCGGTTATTTCTACTGCGGATCTTGATGGGTGCGCCCAATGTGTTGATCCTGGATGAACCAACCAATGATTTGGACGTGCAAACACTGGCAGTTTTGGAGGAATATTTAGAGGACTTTAATGGTTGCGTGATTGCTGTTTCTCATGATCGCTATTTCCTCGATCGCGCCATAGACACAATTTTTGCCTTAGAACCAGACGGAACTTTACGCCAATATCCTGGTAGCTACTCAGTTTATCTAGACTTCAAGAAAAAAGAGGAAGAAGAAGAAACCAAGCAAGTTGCGACTGCAAAGCCAGACCAGGCAGCAGCTTCAGCCACCCCAGATCAACCCACTGCTAAATCGGCAAATGGCGATAAATCACGAAAAATCTCTTATAAAGAAAAGCGTGAATTTGAGCTACTAGAAACTAAAATTCCTGAGATGGAAGCAGAAAAAGAAGCGATCGAAAAGACGCTTTACAACAACCCACCTTCTGGTTTTAGTGAGGTGCAGAACCTCTCAGAACGCTTGGCAGAACTGACTCAAGCGATCGATGAGGCAACTGAGCGCTGGATGGAATTAGCAGAACTGGTTGCTTAGGTTGTGGCAGCGCGATCGCCCTTAACTATGTTTTTGGGAATTGAGAAGCGATCGCTGACACTACTGAAAAATTACTTCAGGCTCAAGCTCAAACACGTATTCGTAATCAAAACAAAAAGACTTTAAGTGGCGAATGATTGAGAAGCCAAAGTTAGTGACTACATCCGTCGTAAAGGTAGCCATTACCAACTCTATGAGTTTTTTCTCAGACACCTTAGGCTTTTGAATAAAATGGTCGCGCTTGGCAAAGAACACATCTACATCTCTAGGAACAATAATCCCGTTAATTTGGTGGGCCTTTTGGATTGGCTTGATGTAGGTTTTAATAAAAGCTTCTTGATTTCGTTGTAGGCGATATAGTTTTTCGTGTTCCCACCAGCTCATCCGAAACATCATTTTGAGTAATTCAAAACCCAAAATGTAGTTAAAAACGTTGTTTCTCTCTTCAATATTAGTGACTAATTTAAGCGCAGATTCTAAATACAAATCTGGTTGCCGATGAGCATCCTGAGCAGAATGGATATAAAACTGCCGAATATAATTTCTTAATACTAATTCGCTCAGTTCTGTGTGAATCTGAAACTCATTGAGATAGTTTTTGACTCTTTCCTTGTTTTCCCGATCCTGTAAAACTCTACAGACCAAACCATCAGCGGTATAGTCGTCTAGAAACTCAGCCTGCTTTTCAGGAGGAGTTGCACAGATTAAGTGGCAGAGGGACAAAACATAACGACGCTGTTCCCAGGGCAAGCTCTCAGCCCATTTTTGTACTTCTAAAGGCAGCTTATTCAAAATGCTTTCTGCTGTTTGAGGTGCAGCAGTGAATCCTCCTTTATGCTTTTGCTGAGTCATAAGCTGAAGCATTAGTGCGACCAAATTAACTAAAAGGGATAAATCACTGTAAAACCTAAGAGAAAAACTAGAAATTTTTTCGGCTTGATGGAGAATTTACGTTACGGTATGAAGCTGACCTTGATAGAGTGGATGGGTTTAGCTGATAAGAAAGTTAATAAAAACGAATCGTTCAGGATTTTATATAGCTACTTATTCACTAACAAATTAGGATCTGCGTTGTATTGGTAAATACCCTGAATATCAAGCCGAATTAAGTAAATATGCTGACCTTTGTCAGTAAAAGCTCGGTTGACGATCGCTAGACCCAACTAGATTTGGCTTTTCTAGTTCGAGCCTGGGAAAAGGAGTCCCGCTATTTGTCCCAATTGGCATCGAAGCCTCGTACAATGAATGGCACGTATTCTGTGACTCAGGAGCTTAGCCATGCCAGCGGCAGTTGGCGTTATTCAAACACTAGGGTTTCCAGGGGTGCTAGCAGCAGCCGATGCGATGGTCAAGGCAGCGGCAGTGACCTTGGTGTATTACGGTCTAGCCGAAAGAGGTGAGTTTCTAGTTGCTGTGCGGGGACCAGTCTCAGAAGTGCAACAAGCAGTAAAGGCTGGAATTGCATCGGCAGAGCAAGTATTTGGGGCTCAAGTAGTGAGCCATTACATTATTCCCAATCCTCCGGAAAATGTAGAACAGGTGCTCCCCATTCATTACACCGAGCAAGATGAGCCATTCCGCATGTTCTAATCAAGGCGGGATGAAGATCCACCTTTCTATGGCAGTTTTTAGCTCTCTTACTTAACTTTTTAATTCAGGAGATTTGGCAATGCCTCCACAGGCGGGTAGTTCAGCACAAGCTATTGGATCAATTGAGACGAAAGGCTTTCCAGCAGTACTGGCGGCAGCCGACGCCATGGTTAAAGCAGGTCGTGTCACATTAGTTGGGTATATTCGGGCTGGCAGCGCTCGTTTTACCGTTAATGTGCGAGGCGATGTCTCCGAAGTTAAAACTGCTATGGCAGCGGGTATTGAAGCAGTAGAAAGCGTTTACGGTGGTGCTTTGGAGACTTGGGTGATTATTCCTCGTCCTCACGAAAACGTGGAAGCAGTACTACCCATTGGTTACACCAACGAAGTGCAACAGTACCGCGATGCCGTTAATCGCCCCATTGCGCCCCGGAGCTAAGCTTCTACCAGCTTGCTAATTCGTTATATTAGTTTGAGCGGCTGCCATTTGAGGTATTTTGCTGTAGGTTTCCAGAGTTTGAGAAACTAGCAGCGATCTCTATGGCTGGCCGCTATTTTATTTATTGCGATCGCTACACCGCATGCCTAAGCCGCCCCAAAAACCCTCCGCGCAGCACCCCCTGCAACGCCTTTTCCAGTATGGTCATCGTTACCACGCCCAGATCCGTTGGGCGATCGCCTGCTCCATCCTGAACAAAATTTTTGATTTAGCACCCCCTGCCCTGATTGGAGCGGCAGTTGATGTGGTGGTACAAAAACAAAATTCTTGGCTGGCCCAATTCGGGGTGCAAGATGTCTTTTGGCAATTGGTCATTCTGTCGGTGCTCAGTGGTGTTATTTGGGCCTTAGAGTCAGCTTTTGAATATGCCTATGCTCGGCTCTGGCGCAATCTGGCGCAAAACATTCAACACGACTTGCGCTTAGATGCTTACGGACACCTGCAAGACTTGGAACTGGCTTTTTTTGAGGAACGCAGCACTGGCGGCTTAATGTCAATTCTCAGCGACGACATTAACCAACTAGAGCGGTTTTTAGATTTCGGAGCCAACGAAGTGCTCCAAGTTGCCACTACAGTCGTGATCATTGGAGGAGCCTTTTTTGTTCTGGCTCCGAGTGTAGCTTGGCTCGCCATGTTACCCATGCCCTTTATTCTGTGGGGTTCGATCGCCTTTCAGAAGCGGTTAGCCCCCCGTTATGCCGAGGTGCGAGAAAAAGTTGGTTTACTCAACGGTCAACTCTCTAACAACCTCAGCGGCATCACCACGATCAAAAGCTTTACTACTGAGGGCTATGAGCGATCGCGGATTGCAGCAGAAAGTGAAGGTTATCGCCGCAGTAACTATCGCGCCATTCAGCTCAGTGCTGCCTTTGTCCCGCTGATTCGCATGATCATCTTGTTTGGCTTTATTGCCATTCTGTTGTTGGGTGGCATGGAGGCAGTCGCGGGTAGGCTCTCGGTGGGGAGTTATAGCGTCATGGTGTTTCTGACCCAGCGTTTGTTGTGGCCGCTGACTCGCCTAGGTGAAACTCTAGACCAGTACCAGCGGGCAATGGCTTCCACTAACCGGGTGATGAATCTGCTAGACACCCCGATTGAAATCCATTCGGGCCATTTATCGCTGCCTGTAAAATCAGTGCGCGGTGAAGTGGATTTGCAGCATGTTACGTTTGCCTATCGCGATCGCCAACCCGTAATTGAGGATTTGTCGCTACACATTCCTGCCGGAAAAACCATCGCCATTGTCGGTTCTACAGGCTCTGGTAAAAGCACTTTAGTCAAAT
This region of Trichocoleus desertorum NBK24 genomic DNA includes:
- a CDS encoding ABC-F family ATP-binding cassette domain-containing protein, which encodes MSIFTLQSVQKDFGIKEILKDASFSLNPDDKVGLIGTNGSGKSTLLKMIAGLEPIDSGQILVNSGAKIVYLPQQPDLDENHTVLEQVFADSGEGMTLVREYEELSDKLAHGQGDATQLMARLSVVSQRMDAVNAWELETQAKIVLTKLGIEDFEAKIGSLSGGYRKRIALAAALMANPDVLLMDEPTNHLDALSVEWLQSYLNRFRGALLLITHDRYFLDRVTNRIIEIDRGDLYSYSGNYSYYLEKKALAEESAVSSQRKHQGVLRRELEWLKRGPKARSTKQKARIQRIQDMRSQEFKQGPGKVEISTPGRRIGKKVIDLVNISKAYDDRTLIKDFTYNFNPEDRVGIIGGNGAGKSTLMNIITGRVQPDAGTVEIGSTIHIGYFDQHSEELLTALNEDQRVIDYIKEVGEFVKVADGTQISASQMLERFLFPGNQQYAPIHKLSGGEKRRLFLLRILMGAPNVLILDEPTNDLDVQTLAVLEEYLEDFNGCVIAVSHDRYFLDRAIDTIFALEPDGTLRQYPGSYSVYLDFKKKEEEEETKQVATAKPDQAAASATPDQPTAKSANGDKSRKISYKEKREFELLETKIPEMEAEKEAIEKTLYNNPPSGFSEVQNLSERLAELTQAIDEATERWMELAELVA
- a CDS encoding FAD-dependent oxidoreductase; translation: MVNQEYDVVVIGGGVAGAALLYSLATFTDLKRVALIEKYPSVASVNSKATNNSQTIHCGDIETNYTLEKAIKVRRSAQMLVRYASQLPPAVRDQIIYQFPKMVLGVGSQECEFLQQRYEVFKPHFSGMELLEKSRIAEIEPRVVQVNGSDRPEELVAIAILGEYTAINYGTLAQSFVEQAQAVTDKTVDLKLGYPVQTIEQVGSHYQVTTAEGTVTARFVVVSAGGHSLLFAHRMGIGLEYSCLPVAGNFYFTPEVLNGKVYTVQNDKLPFAAIHGDPDITMPGKTRFGPTALPLPLLERNNLKTLIDYLEVLKLDGTVASVLGDLLKVKDIRNYIFKNIAFEVPVVNRRLFLQDARKIVPSLQLEDLEFAHGIGGIRPQLIDRTQRKLILGQAEIDPGEGIRFNITPSPGATTCLGNAEQDLLRIQQHLGCNFDRSWFEAESVSMAQN
- a CDS encoding ABC transporter ATP-binding protein codes for the protein MPKPPQKPSAQHPLQRLFQYGHRYHAQIRWAIACSILNKIFDLAPPALIGAAVDVVVQKQNSWLAQFGVQDVFWQLVILSVLSGVIWALESAFEYAYARLWRNLAQNIQHDLRLDAYGHLQDLELAFFEERSTGGLMSILSDDINQLERFLDFGANEVLQVATTVVIIGGAFFVLAPSVAWLAMLPMPFILWGSIAFQKRLAPRYAEVREKVGLLNGQLSNNLSGITTIKSFTTEGYERSRIAAESEGYRRSNYRAIQLSAAFVPLIRMIILFGFIAILLLGGMEAVAGRLSVGSYSVMVFLTQRLLWPLTRLGETLDQYQRAMASTNRVMNLLDTPIEIHSGHLSLPVKSVRGEVDLQHVTFAYRDRQPVIEDLSLHIPAGKTIAIVGSTGSGKSTLVKLLLRLYEIQSGTITLDGIPLQDLQLQDLRGAIGLVSQDVFLFHGTVRENIAYGSPTSSSDEIIAAAKVAEAHDFIMQLPQGYDTIVGERGQKLSGGQRQRLAIARAVLKDPPILILDEATSAVDNETEAAIQRSLERITQNRTTIAIAHRLSTVRNADCIYVMEQGRLVEKGRHEQLIDRSGIYASLWRVQTGLRV
- a CDS encoding carbon dioxide-concentrating mechanism protein CcmK, with the protein product MPPQAGSSAQAIGSIETKGFPAVLAAADAMVKAGRVTLVGYIRAGSARFTVNVRGDVSEVKTAMAAGIEAVESVYGGALETWVIIPRPHENVEAVLPIGYTNEVQQYRDAVNRPIAPRS
- a CDS encoding BMC domain-containing protein, which gives rise to MPAAVGVIQTLGFPGVLAAADAMVKAAAVTLVYYGLAERGEFLVAVRGPVSEVQQAVKAGIASAEQVFGAQVVSHYIIPNPPENVEQVLPIHYTEQDEPFRMF